A part of Clostridium novyi genomic DNA contains:
- a CDS encoding DRTGG domain-containing protein: MSKHEEIIKHISNLDVGAKISVRRIASKLNVSEGTAYRAIKDAEVLGIVSTIPRVGTVRIEKVKKKSITSLSYAEVVNIVDGTLLGGKDGIHERLNKFIMGAMQVEDAKKYMLPGCLVIVGNREDMQEEALKNGCAVLITGGFNCSEKIKQLGNKKHLPIISSTYDSFAVATMINKAISESLIKKDIILIEDIMISNPIYVKYDDSVQKLKEIIRNTKHQRYPVVDNNMNVVGIITIKDLQKKNDEKIFIKDIMIKELITVTEKTTVAYAAHVMGWEGIELCPVVDGRKLIGVVSTEDIIKAIQHISRQPQVGETLEDLILKNFRYEVEDNIMHFTGKIIPEMLDQLGTASWSSMNMLLSTVGILTLRYKNSINISVDSIMTYFMKPVQMDSIIDIFTKVIDMGRNFCKVEVNIHKKKELIAKTMLSAKILR; this comes from the coding sequence ATGTCAAAACATGAAGAAATAATAAAGCATATATCTAATTTAGATGTTGGGGCAAAAATTTCTGTAAGACGCATAGCAAGCAAATTAAATGTTAGTGAAGGAACTGCTTATAGAGCCATTAAAGATGCTGAGGTATTAGGTATTGTATCTACAATACCTAGAGTAGGGACTGTGAGGATTGAAAAAGTTAAAAAAAAGAGTATTACCTCACTTAGCTATGCAGAGGTTGTAAACATAGTTGATGGAACTCTTTTAGGTGGAAAAGATGGTATCCATGAACGACTAAATAAATTTATTATGGGGGCTATGCAAGTAGAAGATGCCAAGAAGTATATGTTACCTGGTTGCTTAGTTATAGTAGGAAACAGAGAAGATATGCAAGAAGAAGCACTTAAAAATGGATGTGCTGTTTTAATAACAGGAGGATTTAATTGTAGTGAGAAAATCAAACAATTAGGAAATAAGAAGCATTTGCCTATAATATCTTCTACTTATGATAGTTTTGCTGTAGCTACTATGATAAATAAAGCTATATCGGAAAGTTTAATAAAAAAAGATATTATTTTAATTGAAGATATAATGATTTCTAATCCTATATACGTGAAATATGATGATAGTGTTCAAAAATTAAAGGAAATAATAAGAAATACTAAACATCAAAGATATCCTGTAGTTGATAATAATATGAATGTAGTTGGAATTATTACTATAAAAGATCTTCAAAAGAAAAATGATGAAAAGATATTTATAAAGGATATTATGATTAAAGAACTTATAACGGTAACAGAAAAAACTACTGTAGCATATGCAGCACATGTAATGGGATGGGAAGGAATAGAATTATGTCCAGTAGTTGATGGCAGGAAATTAATCGGTGTTGTCAGTACAGAAGATATAATAAAAGCAATTCAACATATATCTAGGCAGCCACAGGTAGGAGAAACCTTAGAAGATTTAATACTTAAAAATTTTAGATATGAAGTAGAAGATAATATTATGCATTTTACTGGTAAAATTATACCGGAGATGCTAGATCAGTTAGGTACTGCATCATGGAGTTCTATGAATATGTTGTTATCAACGGTGGGAATACTTACCTTAAGATATAAAAATAGTATAAATATATCAGTGGATAGTATTATGACGTATTTTATGAAGCCTGTGCAAATGGATAGTATAATTGACATATTTACAAAGGTTATTGATATGGGAAGAAATTTCTGTAAGGTAGAAGTAAATATACATAAGAAAAAAGAGTTAATAGCAAAGACTATGCTTTCTGCAAAAATATTAAGATAA
- the whiA gene encoding DNA-binding protein WhiA: MSFSSKVKNEICRYIELSKAEAIAELSGIMKVSGTLGFSGDMKINFRVSTENPAIARLVFKLLKDHFNIHTKIFVKKSNSLKKNNIYLVVIDNNMGVKELLKEVGVLKEEEGMITLDYSVPQEILKDDNCRRVFIRGVFLGGGSISNPEKTYHLEFVTHHEDYANQLSEIINTYGLNSKVIQRKSSFVIYLKEGEQIVDLLNIIGAHESLLELENVRIMKEMRNNVNRLVNCETANLSKTVNAAVRQIGSIKLIEKEIGLQRLPENLREVAELRLSYPNESLKELGQMLEPPVGKSGVNHRLRKIEKIAEELRKEGK; this comes from the coding sequence ATGTCATTTTCTTCAAAGGTTAAAAATGAGATATGTAGATATATAGAATTAAGTAAAGCAGAAGCAATAGCTGAGTTATCAGGTATAATGAAGGTTAGTGGAACCTTAGGATTTAGTGGAGATATGAAAATAAATTTTAGAGTATCAACAGAGAATCCAGCCATTGCAAGACTTGTATTTAAACTACTTAAAGATCATTTTAATATTCATACAAAAATTTTTGTTAAGAAAAGTAATTCACTCAAAAAAAATAATATATATTTAGTTGTTATAGATAATAATATGGGAGTTAAGGAACTTTTAAAGGAAGTTGGAGTACTAAAAGAAGAAGAAGGGATGATTACTCTAGATTATAGTGTTCCACAAGAAATATTAAAAGATGATAATTGTAGAAGAGTATTTATAAGAGGAGTATTTTTAGGAGGAGGAAGCATTAGTAATCCTGAAAAAACTTATCATTTAGAGTTTGTTACTCATCATGAAGATTATGCAAATCAACTAAGTGAAATAATAAATACTTATGGTTTAAATTCTAAAGTTATTCAAAGAAAAAGTAGTTTTGTAATATATTTAAAAGAGGGCGAACAAATAGTAGATTTATTAAATATAATTGGAGCACATGAATCTCTTTTAGAACTTGAAAATGTTAGAATAATGAAAGAGATGAGAAATAATGTAAATAGGCTTGTTAATTGTGAAACTGCAAATCTTAGTAAAACAGTTAATGCTGCAGTAAGGCAGATAGGAAGTATTAAACTTATAGAAAAGGAAATTGGTTTACAAAGACTTCCTGAAAATTTAAGAGAGGTGGCCGAACTTAGATTAAGTTATCCTAATGAATCACTAAAGGAACTTGGACAGATGTTAGAGCCTCCAGTAGGAAAATCAGGAGTTAATCATAGGCTTAGAAAAATTGAAAAAATAGCGGAAGAATTAAGAAAAGAAGGAAAGTAG
- the rapZ gene encoding RNase adapter RapZ: protein MRFVIVTGLSGAGKSQAIRSLEDLGYFCVDNLPPTLMGKFAEACYQTDGKINKIALVIDIRGGEFFDDLFENLKYLKEQNYRYEILFLDASDKVLVKRYKESRRTHPLAPSGRIIQGIELERKRLNEVKYKANNIIDTSSMTQMQLREKIWRIYGDDEQIQNRLIIDVLSFGFKYGIPVDADLVFDVRFLPNPYYIPELKKFSGDDKEIQDYVLGFKETKEFINKLDDMLEFLIPNYIKEGKIQLVIAIGCTGGRHRSVTIANVIYDKLKEKGHKVSKEHRDINEDIKKGGRKL from the coding sequence ATGAGGTTTGTAATTGTAACAGGTTTATCAGGAGCTGGAAAAAGTCAAGCAATAAGGAGCTTGGAAGACTTAGGATATTTTTGCGTTGATAATTTACCTCCAACTTTAATGGGAAAGTTTGCAGAAGCTTGTTATCAAACAGACGGTAAGATAAATAAAATAGCTCTAGTTATTGATATTAGAGGTGGAGAATTTTTTGATGACTTGTTTGAGAATTTAAAATATCTAAAAGAACAAAATTATAGATATGAGATATTATTCTTAGATGCTAGTGATAAGGTATTAGTTAAAAGATACAAGGAGTCAAGAAGAACTCATCCTCTAGCACCAAGTGGAAGAATTATTCAAGGAATAGAACTTGAAAGAAAAAGATTAAATGAAGTTAAATATAAAGCTAATAATATAATTGATACTTCTAGTATGACACAAATGCAATTAAGAGAAAAAATTTGGAGAATTTATGGTGACGATGAGCAAATACAAAATAGGCTTATAATAGATGTGTTATCCTTTGGATTTAAATATGGTATACCAGTAGATGCAGATTTGGTATTTGATGTTAGGTTTTTACCTAATCCATATTATATTCCAGAGCTTAAAAAGTTCTCAGGTGATGATAAAGAAATACAAGATTATGTACTAGGATTTAAAGAAACTAAAGAATTTATTAATAAATTAGATGATATGTTAGAATTTTTGATACCTAATTATATAAAAGAAGGAAAAATACAATTAGTAATTGCTATAGGATGTACTGGTGGAAGACATCGATCTGTTACTATAGCAAATGTTATATATGATAAATTAAAAGAAAAAGGACATAAAGTAAGCAAAGAACATAGAGATATAAATGAGGATATAAAAAAGGGTGGAAGAAAACTATGA